A genomic segment from Psychrobacter arcticus 273-4 encodes:
- a CDS encoding NAD(P)/FAD-dependent oxidoreductase, whose translation MPFFRRKSKSTEAVSNKSVVNHTSRDLDNSLNPEAKKRLAIIGSGVSGLTCAHYLAAQFEVTVFEASDYVGGHVNTIDVTLQDGKKAKRSTVEKSAIDTGFIVFNERTYPNFFRLLYELQVPFQATDMSFSVKNTARHFEYNGHTLNTLLSQRKNILNPKFWGFINDILQFNKQVRQLRQDYDKAREQGQAVGVFTKQTLGEYLDTNKYGDLFTDNYLLPMVSAIWSTSLRDVQALPLVFFAQFFDNHGLLEVVNRPQWFTIKGSSKQYVNKLVKRFVKAGGTVRVNSPVQSVIREDNKVILKVIDTTADKAQALVFDEVIFACHADTALKILQDANPTEQEVLSHFTFTSNTAVLHTDTSVLPKRSLAWASWNYLIDDKNSIENDKEPLQTATKPVLTYHMNILQRLTKQHNYLVTLNHKVDERQVIKRIDYRHPVFNNQMVAAQAQWSSISGTDSHSHFCGAYWFNGFHEDGVRSALRVCQVLGCDIDIKDTVDPSHLPDAESAHTPFRYKDLPIKADKQLRKLKKRQIVTATTNQELVQYIATLEPVAKVFKKKKLGFFAGRKDKHV comes from the coding sequence ATGCCATTTTTCCGCCGTAAATCTAAGAGTACAGAAGCCGTTTCTAATAAATCAGTGGTTAATCATACTAGCCGCGACTTAGATAACTCTCTAAATCCAGAAGCTAAAAAACGCCTCGCTATCATTGGCTCAGGCGTCTCAGGACTCACTTGCGCACATTATTTGGCAGCGCAATTTGAGGTCACAGTATTTGAAGCCAGTGATTATGTCGGTGGGCATGTAAATACTATCGATGTAACGCTACAGGACGGTAAGAAAGCAAAGCGAAGCACCGTTGAAAAAAGTGCAATAGATACCGGTTTTATTGTCTTTAATGAGCGTACCTATCCCAATTTTTTTCGCCTACTTTATGAGCTGCAAGTGCCGTTTCAAGCAACGGACATGAGTTTTTCTGTTAAAAATACGGCGCGTCATTTTGAATATAATGGTCATACACTCAATACCTTGTTATCGCAGCGCAAGAATATTTTGAACCCTAAGTTTTGGGGGTTTATTAACGATATTTTGCAGTTCAATAAACAGGTACGTCAGCTACGCCAAGATTATGATAAGGCGCGCGAGCAGGGGCAGGCTGTTGGTGTTTTTACCAAGCAAACGCTAGGCGAATATCTAGATACTAACAAGTATGGCGACTTGTTCACGGACAATTATTTATTACCAATGGTGTCTGCCATTTGGTCGACCAGCTTGCGCGACGTACAAGCGTTGCCTTTAGTGTTTTTTGCTCAATTTTTTGATAATCATGGTCTACTTGAGGTGGTCAATCGTCCGCAGTGGTTTACGATAAAAGGGAGTTCTAAGCAGTATGTAAATAAGCTGGTCAAACGTTTTGTGAAAGCGGGTGGCACCGTTCGCGTGAACAGCCCCGTGCAATCAGTTATTCGCGAAGATAACAAGGTCATATTAAAAGTTATAGATACAACGGCTGATAAGGCACAAGCACTTGTGTTTGATGAGGTCATCTTTGCTTGTCATGCAGATACAGCGCTTAAAATATTACAAGATGCGAATCCTACCGAACAAGAAGTATTGAGCCATTTTACCTTCACCAGTAATACCGCTGTTCTACATACCGATACCTCAGTCTTACCAAAAAGGTCGCTGGCATGGGCAAGCTGGAATTATTTAATCGATGATAAAAATTCTATTGAGAATGACAAAGAGCCGCTGCAAACTGCCACAAAGCCTGTATTGACCTATCATATGAATATTTTGCAGCGCTTGACCAAACAGCACAATTACTTAGTCACCCTCAATCATAAGGTGGATGAACGTCAAGTCATCAAGCGCATTGATTATAGGCATCCGGTATTTAATAATCAGATGGTCGCCGCGCAAGCGCAATGGTCAAGCATCTCTGGTACCGACTCACATAGCCATTTTTGCGGTGCTTATTGGTTTAATGGTTTCCATGAAGACGGCGTACGAAGTGCTTTGCGTGTTTGTCAGGTATTGGGATGCGATATCGATATAAAGGATACTGTTGACCCAAGTCATTTGCCTGATGCCGAGAGTGCCCATACGCCGTTTCGCTATAAAGACTTGCCGATAAAAGCAGATAAACAGTTACGCAAA